A genome region from Chloroflexota bacterium includes the following:
- a CDS encoding O-antigen ligase family protein — MLSTLSENSTKLTTVLTILGIALAVALGALVAFGSPVIAFALVLGVIAAAIVLSNIEYGLYAVIAVAVLLPFGALPINLGFNPTFLDLALIALFAMWVMRGVTRQGGDFVATPLGVPVLVFLVLAVFSFIAGLGHSSVTTQVLRQFVEVLIAITMFFVVVNTVQSRETLKRVIIALILAGFLAAAIGIVFYVLPRNTTIYLLSILRVFKYPSGDGILRFIEDDPANPMRAISTSVDPNVLGGLLILVTALSAPQIFARKPILPRPLAIAMAGTMFLCLVLTFSRGALLGLVMALVVIATVRYRPIIAVILLGGVVFLFLPFTQEYVGHLLDAFTASDRATQMRLGEYKDAFTLIARYPFFGVGFGSSPDIDTYIGVSSVYLLMAEEMGLLGLGAFLITMGMFFNRAAQTWFAGLARDEELAPILLGLAGALLGAMIGGLVDHYFFNLKFVHAAALFWLYVGLGMATMALASRVDKPDTLT; from the coding sequence ATGCTCTCAACCCTTTCCGAAAACAGTACCAAACTAACTACCGTACTCACCATCCTCGGCATCGCGCTCGCAGTTGCGCTCGGCGCGCTCGTCGCGTTCGGTTCGCCGGTCATCGCGTTCGCGCTCGTACTCGGCGTCATCGCCGCCGCCATCGTGCTCTCGAATATCGAATACGGACTGTACGCGGTGATCGCGGTCGCCGTGCTGTTGCCGTTCGGCGCGTTGCCGATCAACCTGGGTTTCAATCCCACGTTTCTCGATCTCGCGCTCATCGCGTTGTTCGCGATGTGGGTCATGCGCGGCGTCACGCGGCAGGGCGGCGATTTTGTCGCGACGCCGCTCGGCGTGCCAGTGCTGGTGTTCCTCGTGCTCGCCGTATTCTCGTTCATCGCCGGGCTGGGTCACTCGTCCGTCACGACCCAGGTGTTGCGCCAGTTCGTCGAGGTGCTCATCGCGATCACAATGTTCTTTGTCGTCGTCAACACGGTGCAATCGCGTGAGACGCTCAAGCGCGTAATCATCGCGCTCATCCTCGCCGGATTTTTGGCGGCGGCAATCGGTATCGTGTTTTACGTCCTGCCGCGCAACACGACGATCTATTTGCTCTCGATTCTGCGCGTGTTCAAGTATCCGAGCGGCGATGGGATTCTGCGGTTTATCGAAGACGACCCGGCGAATCCGATGCGCGCGATTTCAACGTCGGTGGACCCGAACGTGCTCGGCGGTTTGCTGATTCTCGTGACCGCTCTGTCCGCGCCGCAAATTTTCGCGCGCAAGCCGATTCTCCCGCGTCCGCTCGCCATCGCGATGGCGGGCACGATGTTCCTGTGCTTGGTGCTGACCTTTTCGCGCGGCGCGTTGCTCGGCTTGGTGATGGCGCTCGTCGTCATCGCGACGGTGCGTTATCGTCCGATCATCGCGGTGATTTTACTGGGCGGCGTCGTGTTCTTGTTTTTACCGTTCACGCAAGAGTACGTCGGGCACTTGTTGGATGCATTCACCGCGAGCGACCGCGCGACTCAGATGCGACTCGGCGAGTACAAGGACGCGTTCACGTTGATCGCGCGCTATCCGTTTTTCGGAGTCGGCTTTGGCAGTTCGCCGGACATTGACACGTACATCGGCGTGTCGTCGGTATACTTGCTGATGGCGGAAGAGATGGGGTTGCTGGGCTTGGGCGCGTTTCTCATCACGATGGGGATGTTTTTTAATCGCGCGGCGCAAACCTGGTTCGCCGGACTCGCGCGCGACGAAGAACTCGCGCCGATTTTGCTGGGACTCGCCGGCGCGTTACTCGGCGCGATGATCGGCGGATTGGTGGATCACTATTTCTTCAACTTGAAATTTGTGCACGCCGCCGCGCTCTTTTGGCTCTACGTTGGCTTGGGCATGGCGACGATGGCGCTGGCGTCGCGCGTTGACAAGCCCGATACTCTGACTTAG